Proteins encoded by one window of Kribbella italica:
- a CDS encoding RecB family exonuclease yields the protein MSVAAVVHRGSHPNGALSPSRAADFMSCPLKYRFRVVDRLPEKPSSAAVRGTVVHAVLERLYDLPRGQRTLEQAAGMLEPEWQRVLEAEPEVAELFADDAEGEELAAWLAEAHKLLGKYFTLEDPNALEPAERELYVETELDSGLTLRGYVDRLDVAPTGEIRVVDYKTGRSPSEFFEAKALFQMKFYALVLWRLRGVVPSMLQLVYLGNGEIVRYEPDEADLRACERKVGALWDAITRALESGDWRPSPGPLCAWCDYKPFCPAWDGTPPPLPTRTVEEVAEQSAGVDLVDVDG from the coding sequence ATGAGCGTCGCAGCAGTCGTGCACAGAGGCAGCCACCCGAACGGTGCGCTGTCCCCCTCCCGCGCGGCCGACTTCATGAGCTGCCCGCTGAAGTACCGCTTCCGCGTCGTCGACCGCCTGCCGGAGAAGCCCTCGTCCGCCGCCGTCCGCGGGACGGTCGTGCACGCCGTACTGGAGCGTTTGTACGACCTGCCCCGCGGTCAGCGCACGCTGGAGCAAGCCGCCGGCATGCTGGAGCCCGAGTGGCAACGCGTCCTCGAAGCTGAGCCCGAGGTCGCCGAGCTGTTCGCCGACGACGCCGAGGGCGAGGAGCTTGCCGCGTGGCTGGCCGAGGCGCACAAGCTGCTCGGCAAGTACTTCACCCTTGAGGACCCGAACGCCTTGGAGCCCGCCGAGCGCGAGCTGTACGTCGAGACCGAGCTCGACTCCGGCCTGACCCTGCGTGGGTACGTCGACCGCCTGGACGTCGCGCCCACGGGCGAGATCCGCGTCGTCGACTACAAGACCGGCCGGTCGCCGTCGGAGTTCTTCGAGGCGAAGGCCCTCTTCCAGATGAAGTTCTACGCACTGGTCCTGTGGCGCCTGCGCGGCGTCGTCCCGTCGATGCTCCAACTCGTGTACCTCGGCAACGGCGAGATCGTCCGGTACGAGCCCGACGAGGCCGACCTCCGAGCCTGCGAACGCAAGGTCGGCGCCCTGTGGGACGCCATCACCCGAGCCCTCGAATCCGGCGACTGGCGCCCGAGCCCCGGCCCACTCTGCGCATGGTGCGACTACAAACCCTTCTGCCCCGCCTGGGACGGCACACCCCCACCCCTCCCCACCCGCACCGTCGAAGAAGTCGCCGAACAATCTGCAGGCGTGGACTTGGTCGACGTCGACGGCTGA
- a CDS encoding intradiol ring-cleavage dioxygenase has protein sequence MTPHEHDLGLVHDLGTLRRRNVLRLLAGAGLAVVTGCATDDSSSTGTTTTSTTPTTSTPTTSSPTTTADCVDEIPEETAGPYPGDGSNGPNVLTESGIVRSDLTKSFGSASGVATGVPLTVELTIQNADQCAPLAGAAVYLWHCDAQGRYSLYSDGAENENYLRGVQAADANGKVTFTTIFPAAYDGRWPHIHFEVYASLTEATAAGKISATSQLALPEDACTAVYATSGYDGSTQNMSRTSLENDNVFRDDGAEHQLATVSGSVGAGYRARLTVGV, from the coding sequence ATGACACCGCACGAACACGACCTGGGACTGGTCCACGACCTCGGCACACTCCGCCGCCGCAACGTCCTCCGCCTGCTGGCCGGCGCCGGACTCGCCGTCGTCACCGGCTGCGCGACCGACGACAGCAGCAGCACCGGTACGACGACCACCAGCACCACCCCAACAACCAGCACCCCAACAACCAGCAGCCCGACAACCACAGCAGACTGCGTCGACGAGATCCCCGAGGAGACAGCCGGCCCCTACCCGGGCGACGGCTCCAACGGCCCCAACGTCCTCACCGAGTCCGGCATCGTCCGCAGCGACCTCACCAAGTCGTTCGGCTCCGCATCGGGCGTAGCAACCGGCGTACCGCTGACCGTCGAGCTCACCATCCAAAACGCCGACCAGTGCGCCCCGCTCGCGGGCGCCGCCGTCTACCTCTGGCACTGCGACGCCCAGGGCCGCTACTCGCTCTACTCCGACGGAGCGGAGAACGAGAACTACCTGCGCGGCGTCCAGGCCGCCGACGCCAACGGCAAGGTCACGTTCACCACGATCTTCCCCGCGGCGTACGACGGACGCTGGCCACACATCCACTTCGAGGTCTACGCATCGCTGACCGAGGCGACCGCCGCCGGCAAGATCAGCGCGACCTCCCAGCTGGCCCTGCCGGAGGACGCCTGCACCGCGGTCTACGCCACCAGCGGGTACGACGGAAGCACCCAGAACATGTCCCGGACCTCGCTCGAGAACGACAACGTGTTCCGCGACGACGGCGCCGAGCACCAGCTCGCCACGGTCAGCGGGAGCGTCGGCGCGGGCTACCGGGCCCGGCTCACCGTGGGTGTGTAG